In Bradyrhizobium sp. 200, the sequence CCCGACGATGGCGCGGGCCATCTCGACGAGACGGCTTTGGCCGAACGAGAGATCACCTGCCCGGCGCATGGCGAGGTGCCGCACACCCATCTGCTCCAGGGCAGCCAGCGACGCCTCCCGGATCGCGGCCTCTCCGCCCGGCTGGCCCGGTATCTGCCGCCAGGCGACCATGACGTTCTCCAGAACGGTCATGGATTCCCACAGCCGTACGTTCTGGAAGATGCGGGCAACGCCGTGCCGATGCACCTCCCAGGCGGGGCGGTTCTGCAGCAGATGCGATTCCAGCGCGATCGAGCCGTCGACATGAACCACGCCGGAGCAGGCGTTGATCATGGTCGACTTGCCGGAACCGTTCGGGCCGATCAGGCCGAGGATCTCACCGCGCATCAAGTCGAACGAGACGTCGTTCAGTGCCCGCACACCGCCGAAGCTGCGCGAGACCTTGCGCACGCGCATCAGCGGACCGCCTGCCTCCGGCGGGGTCGGCCCCGCAGCGAGAGCGGAGCCGGCGGCCGACGCCGCGGCGGCGAGGCTGAGCGGACCGCCTGGAGCTGACGTTTCGGGCTCGCGCCGGCCCGTCAGGAAGCTGCCCCAGAGCCAGTCGGCGAAGACGCCGAGTCCCTTGGGCCAGACCAGCATGATGACCACGACGGCGGCGCCGAAGGCGGCCATGTAGTAGGTCTGTAAATCGCGCAGCGCCTCCGGCAGGATCGTGACGACGATCGCGCCGAGCATCGTGCCGGAAATCGAACCGAGGCCGCCGAGCACGACCATCAGCATCATCTTGATGCTCTCGGCGATAGTGAAGTTGCTGGGAGCTACGAAGCCGACCAGCAGCACGTACAGACCGCCAGAGAGCGCCGCCCACAGGCTGCAGATCATGAAGGCGATGGTCTTTGCCCGCACGGAGTTGACGCCCATCGCTTCTGCCGCCATCTCGTCGTCGCGTACGACGCGCAATTCGCGGCCGAGCGCGGAGCGATGGAAGAGGATCATCAGCCCGTAGCTGGCAAACATCAGGCCGGCGAGCGGCAGATAGAGCTGCTGGGTGATCGTCTCGCCAAGCCCGGGAATGCTCAGCGTCGGGATGTTGCGCAGTCCCATCGGGCCGCCGGTCAGCGTCTCCTCGTTGACCGCGACGATGCGAAAGATCTCGTTCAGGGAGAGCGTGACGATGGCGAGGTAGTGGCCCTTGATGCGGGTCGAGATCATCCCGAGCACGGCGCCCACCGCTCCCGTCAGCACCATCGCCAGCGGCAGCGCGAGCCACCAGGACAGGGACAGGCGCATCATCAGCAGCGCCGTCGCGTACGCGCCGATCCCGACGAGGGCGGCCTGTCCGAGCACGATCTGGCCGGCGACGCCGGTCGCGACCGAGAGCCCCAGCGCGGCGATGGCGAAGATCCACGCCAGATTCAGCACATGGAGATAGTAGGTGTTCATGCCCATCGCGATGGGCGAGAGGATTGCGGCTGCGATCAGGAGCCAGGCGGCCGGGCGGAGCAAGGAAGTCATCGCAAACCTCAGGCGCGGTCGGCGTTGCGCTCGGGGATGAGCCCTTCGGGGCGCACCACGAGGAAGACCAGCAGCAAGGTGAAGGCGATCGCGTCCTTGTAGGTGGACGAGATGGTGAAGGCGCCGACATTCTCGATGACGCCGAGCAGAACACCGCCAACGATCGCGCCCGGCACGCTGCCGAAACCGCCG encodes:
- a CDS encoding branched-chain amino acid ABC transporter ATP-binding protein/permease, which codes for MTSLLRPAAWLLIAAAILSPIAMGMNTYYLHVLNLAWIFAIAALGLSVATGVAGQIVLGQAALVGIGAYATALLMMRLSLSWWLALPLAMVLTGAVGAVLGMISTRIKGHYLAIVTLSLNEIFRIVAVNEETLTGGPMGLRNIPTLSIPGLGETITQQLYLPLAGLMFASYGLMILFHRSALGRELRVVRDDEMAAEAMGVNSVRAKTIAFMICSLWAALSGGLYVLLVGFVAPSNFTIAESIKMMLMVVLGGLGSISGTMLGAIVVTILPEALRDLQTYYMAAFGAAVVVIMLVWPKGLGVFADWLWGSFLTGRREPETSAPGGPLSLAAAASAAGSALAAGPTPPEAGGPLMRVRKVSRSFGGVRALNDVSFDLMRGEILGLIGPNGSGKSTMINACSGVVHVDGSIALESHLLQNRPAWEVHRHGVARIFQNVRLWESMTVLENVMVAWRQIPGQPGGEAAIREASLAALEQMGVRHLAMRRAGDLSFGQSRLVEMARAIVGRPKVLLLDEPAAGLRGGLVLELSTILQRLRAQGMTILVVEHRIKLVTSMCDRVVVLNLGDLIADGAPAAVMESPSVIEAYLGERADTASHETRARRIRRRSVDHAAAHG